In Gimesia panareensis, the genomic window GTCCAAAAAGTACATTCAGGCCCAATAGAGCATAGTATCCAATTCTCACAAAATATATGACAGTAGTCAGATCCTCGCATACATATTTAATAAAACACCCAATTATGGTGATAGCTATTGTCAGTAGAACAACCAACCCGTAGTCGTCGAATCGCTCATACTTTTCCTCTAAGTCAATCATCATTCACTTCCAATAAGTTGATAGCCTGCAGAGCCCCATGCAGTAATTCCTGCCAGAGACAACACATCGGCAGAGGAGTCCCAAAGCCCCCCAGTACCTTTAATGAGCTTCCAGTTCGATGATTTGATCGGTTCATTGACAAGAATATTACTGTATCCTTTTAATTTAAAACCGCTAGTTCCGAGCGAGGTATGATACTGTCATCCAAGACGTTTCCCAAAGTTCGCAGTACGAGGAATTATTGGTTTTAAACCCCATTCAGATGGAATGATCGGTCCTGTCGTAAAATAAGTGTAATTATCGGAAAGTAGCTTCGGTTTTCCAATACGTCTAAATCGCCTCAGAGATGCTTTAAAACCTTTTTCTGTCAGCCACTCAACGGGCCTATATTTTGTGAGGTAAACACGACCGGTAGAAATTGTAAAATCACTTTTTTTAATCTCCAATTTATCAGTATACGAGAAGAGTTCAACTGTTTCATCACATGGCCCCGTATTATGGACCAGCAGGCCGGTATCGGTAATGCTGTAGACGTATTCGCCAGCGATTTCCAGATTGCAAACCGGCTCGGGGTCGGCGCGGATTTCGATCGAGGTGATGCGGACTGTCTTACCGAGCGCCGAACGCAGTCGTTCGCCGGGCTGCAGTTTTTCTGAGTGCACGAACGCCTGGCAGTCTTCGCTCCAGATCGGATGACCGGCAGTCACGCCGATTGGCTCGGTCTCCCCTTCCACGTAGATGTTAAGCACATTCTTCGCGACGTTCTTAAACGTCGAAAGCACGACCGGCCCATCACCCGGATCGATAGGCGGACAGGAGGAAACCGAAAGCACTTCCGCCGCCCCACCACATGCAGTTCAGGCATGTTGAGTTTGGTCTGCTTTTCAAAAACTGATCCAAATGTTATGAAGGTTCTTAGCGTCCTTTTGGCGAGGAGAACTTTTGATGAACAAGCGAAGAAAACGTCACAACCCCGAGCAGATTGTCCGCAAGTTGCGTGATGCGGATGCGATGCTGAATGCCGGTAAAGATCTGGCATCCATGCTGCAGACCCTGGAAGTCAGTGAATCGACTTACCTGCGCTGGCGGAATCAATACGGCGGCATGAAATCGGAAGAAGCCAAGCGTCTCAAACAACTGGAAGACGAGAACAAGCGACTAAAAGAACTGGTCGCCGATCTGTCTCTGGACAACAAGATGCTGAAAAATATCTCGGAGGGAAACTGGTAAGCCCTTCCCGAAAACGAGCCGCCGTTAAAGCGATCCAGAGTGAGTTCCGTGTTTCTGAGCGGAGAGCCTGTGTGGTTCTTGATCAGCCCCGTTCCACTCAGCGTTACCAGTTGTGTCCTCGCAGTGATGAGCCGTCTCTGGTCAAGCGCATGTATGAGTTGGTGAGGTCACGGCCCCGGTTCGGCTATCGCCGGATCGCCAGGCTGCTGCAGCGGGAAGGCTGGCAGGCCAGTTTCACGCGTGTGTATCGTTTATGGCGTCGGGAAGGGCTGAAAGTGCCTCAAAAGAAGAGAAAACGTCGCAGGACCGGTGACTCCCGGAATGGTTGTAAACAGCGGCCAGAAAACGTAGCGCCTGTCGGGTAGTGGCAAATCGGTATAAAAACGTAGCGCCCAGATGACCACCTGTTGGTTTTGGGTCAGACTCTCAGTATATGAGTCAGTTCTGATCCGGAAACAGCGGGGGCAAGGGTGATTACAGATATGGAGTTATGGGGTGAGATCCGTCGGCGTGTTCTGACCGGAGAAATCAGTCAACGTGCTGCTCGTGACGAGTACGGTATTCACTGGGACACGCTGCAAAAAATACTGACCTACTCGGAGCCGCCGGGATACCGGCTGACTAAGCCCCGGCCTTCCAAGCTGG contains:
- a CDS encoding IS3 family transposase — encoded protein: MVLDQPRSTQRYQLCPRSDEPSLVKRMYELVRSRPRFGYRRIARLLQREGWQASFTRVYRLWRREGLKVPQKKRKRRRTGDSRNGCKQRPENVAPVG
- a CDS encoding transposase; translated protein: MNKRRKRHNPEQIVRKLRDADAMLNAGKDLASMLQTLEVSESTYLRWRNQYGGMKSEEAKRLKQLEDENKRLKELVADLSLDNKMLKNISEGNW